DNA sequence from the Cohnella herbarum genome:
CCCTCTCTAATCCGCGAGACCGTTTCGGTGCGCATAAATCGCTGCTTGCGTCCGATCCTCCACGCTCAGCTTGCCGAATAAGTTGGTGAGATGATATTTAACCGTTTTGATCCCGATGAACAGATCGTCGGCGATTTCCTGATTGGATTTCCCCAAAGCGATCAGCTTAAGCACTTCCATTTCCCGATCGGTTAAATCCTCATGCGGCTGAGCTGCGACCTGTGGAGGACGGCGGAAGCGGTTCATCATCTTCGAAGCCACTTGGGACTCGAGAACGGATTGGCCCCGCGCGGCCGCGCGAATCGCGTCCGCGATTTCGGAAGCCCGGGACGTTTTCAACAGGTAACTGAAAGCTCCCGCTTCGATAACCGGATACATTTTCTCGTCGTCCAAGAAACTGGTCAATACGATTACCCGGCATTCCGGCATTTCTTCCATGAGGCGCCGGGTCGTTTCAATCCCATCCATACCGTCCATCACGAGATCCATCAGAACGACGTCAGGGGAATATTCGCGAGCTAACCGGAGACCATCCAGACCGTTACCGGCTTCGCCTACGACCTCGATGCCTTCCTCCGTTCCGAGAACTGCAGCCAAACCGATCCTGACCATTTCATGGTCATCTACCAACAACACACGAACCATGGATTGCTCCGCCATCCGATTATCCGCCTTCCGCCATCAACGGCACTCTGATTTCGATTCTCGTTCCTTTGCCGGGCGCGCTCGCCACGTTAAGCGAACCGCCCAACTCGTGCACGCGCTCTTCCATGTTCGTCATTCCGTAGGAAGCTTGTTTCTTCACTTGCGTATCAAAGCCGATTCCATTATCTCTAATGCCTAACCGCACCGTATCTCCGCGGCGTTGAAGCACGATATCCATTTTCGTAGCTTTAGCGTGGCGAAGCGTGTTAGACAGCGCCTCTTGCACGATACGGAATAAATGATTTTCCACGCCTTTATTCAGAGGCAAATCCTCTTCCATATCGATAGCGATGTCGACGGGAACTTTGGCCTTCATTTCTTCGACCAATTCCGGGATCGCCTGTGCCAGTCTCTTGCCTTCCAGATGAACCGGCCGCAAATGCAGCAATAGCGCTCTCATCTCGGACTGCGCCGCGGATGCCATCTCTTCTATAAGCTCCACTTGGCGGCGCGCGCGCTCGAAATCATGATCCATCGTTCGCCCTACCGCCGTTGCCGTCATGGAAATAGCGAACAGCTGTTGGCTGACCGCATCGTGCAGCTCCCGAGCGAGGCGTTGACGCTCCTCGATAACGGCGCTGATCCGGGCTTGGGAAGCAAGCTCGGCGTTATGGGTGGACAAGCGTTGCAACGACGTAACCTGCTCTTCCCACTTGCGGCCAAGCTTTCCTAATTGTTCGCCGAGGCGTCCGATTTCGTCTTTGCCCAAGTCGGGCACCGGCGGATTCGAACTCCCTTTTTCCAACATCAGCATCGTTTCCCGTAACATCTCCAACCTGTGCCGGATCGGATAGCTTCTCCAGAAGCCGTAAGCCGCTCCGGTTACGGTCAATACGCCGATCGCGGTCAACGAGTAGGAAACGACTGTTCCCCAAGATAGGAATTCGCCCGCCAATCCATATCTGATCAATAAAAAAATGACTAGTGCGCCAACGCCAAGGGAGTACAGCACCGCTTCGCCCATGTGACGCCAAACCATATTGGTGACTTTCCGGGACTCCATGCGACTCCCCCTCGATAACCTGTTATACCGTACGCAATTTGATATCTCCTACGAGATAGAACAATTGAAGTTTCAACCTCATCTCGCAGTCGTCGTAGTTCGGGGATTTCCAAGATAAACGATGGAACATCCCGCCTTCTTTGATCTGCTTGAACGAGACTTGGCCGATCAGTACCGATGCCTCGACCTCTATACCGTAGTCGTCCGGCACCAAGATGTCCAAATCCCCTACCAACCCCTGAAGTACGATCGTCGTTTCCTTTTCTTCGGGAACGGCTTGCGACATATCCATCCGTACTTCCCCGATCGCATGCCAGTAGCTCATCGATTGAAGCACCCACGACTGCTCGTCTAATCTCATGTTCAAGAACAATCTGTGTTTGCTGACATAAGCGCCGAAAGTCGGCGGTTTGGCTCTGAAATAATAAATCCCCAAAGAGATCAGAACCACGACGACCAGCAATGCGAACTGGGTAATAATAAGCACCAACGTACTGATGACAATTACGACAATCGATATGTGGGCGCGATCCGTTCGATAACGTTCTATCCCGATCAATAATAGAATGACCGCATTGACCGTCGTGTAACCCGCCACGGCACCAAGCGCGAGGTAAATTCCGGCTGCTATGAACAAAATCGCATTACTGGGTTTCCTCATGTCGGGTTACACCTCCTGCTGTTTTATTCCCGTTTGGTTCGAAGTTAAAGCCATAACGGAAAGGGATCCGTTATGGCTTGGAAATCTATAACTTATGCGCTTCTGACATCATAGCACATCTTGCGACACTGGAGAATGCTTGTCGATTACTCTTTGGTCAGATTCGGTTGAACCCGATTTCTCAGAGCTTCTAATTCTTGATCGACGCGGTATTCTTTTTCCGGATCGATACGCGACGGCAATCCGCCGAGCGAGGATCCCGGTAACCGAACGACGTCCGCTTCCGCTTCCATTTGAAGAATCTTCTCTTCCATGCGATGGAATCCGCGGGAAGCCGTGCCGCTCTCGATCGTGTGCAGCGAGCTGATCTGAGCCATTTGCTTGCGCGCTTTCGCCATTTGGGAGCGGGCAGCCAGTTCGTTGCGCTTGTTGCGAAGCTTGTAGTACTCTTCTTTCATCTCATGAAGCTGTGCCGTCAGGTCGTTTACTTGCGCGCTGGCTTGACCATGTAACCCTACCAAGTCGGCAGCTTGCTGGTCGAATTGAACCTTCTCTTCGAGCAATTTGCGAGCGAGACCTTCATTACCGTTGCGTAAGGAATGCTCCGCTTGACCTTCGCGGTCTACGCCAAGCCGTACCAACTCATCCAAGCGCTGTTTCATCCGGCGTTCGGACGCCATTTGTTTCGCTACGGTTACTTCCGCATCGTGGATTTCGATCTCCATATCGCGGAGATATTGATTAAGCATGACGATCGGATCCTCTAATTTATCAAGCAGATCATGTACAGACGCCTTTGTCAGGTCTTTCATTCTTTGGAATACACCCATTGTGTTATTCTCCTTTCGATTGCTTCTCAAATTTTGAAATTCTAGCTTTCAGTTCTTCGATTTCTCTTTGCATCGACTTCTTCTCTATATCTTCCATCATCGCGTCGATTCCTTGCGATGGACGGGCGGAACTCGGCGGCGTATTCACGGAAGGTCCCGGACGGGATCCACCGGTAGGCGGATAACCCGTTCCGGCAGCGGATCCTGCTCCCGGATAGGAGTTAGGGTTCGGATTCCAACCCTGATTGCCGTATTGATATTGGGACTGAGGTGGCTCTTGGCCGCCTCTCCAACCTTGATCGAATGGATTGGCCCCGTAGCCTCCGCCGTAATGAGGCTCTCTCGGTATGACGAATCCGGCGATAATGTATACGACGATCACGGAACCCGCGGAGAAGACCGCAACGATGATCAGCAGAATTCTAAGCAATGTTGCATCGACGCCTAAGTAATCCGCCAACCCGCCGCATACTCCGAATAATTTGCGGTCCCGAGTAGAACGATATAATTTCTTCATTCCTTGTTAACCTCCTTGTTGCAGCTTGCGCTTTAACTGCTCTAGCTCTCTCTCGATCGTACTCTTCACGACTTCTCCCGCCTGGAGCAGCGTTTCTTGTCCCATCCGACGAAGATCTCGCAAGCTGCGGGTTTCCAATTCGATATCCGTCAGCCTGTCGTCGATCTTGCGGAACATCTGGGAGGTATCCGCATTTCCCGGAGAGTAGCGTGCGTTCAATCTTTGTTGCAGGCGAAGCGATTCCATGCGGGCGACGTAGAACTGGCGACGGTCGTACACCGCGCGGTATTCGTTGCGAAGCTCCTGAAGCAGTTGCTCCAAATCGGTTAATTCGCTCTTGCTTTGCTCGTACAATTGCCGATATCGTTCCGACCGTTCCTCGTGGATGACCTTGTCCTGAAGAGCGATCTTAGCAACGTTTTCTTCCCCGGCCTTCAGAGCCGTTAAAGCTTGCTGCTCTCTCTTCACCATCCACTGCTCCGCATCTTTCCATTGCCGATGCAGATTGTCGGTATGAGCTGCATATTGGCGGTGGAGCCCTTCGCTTTGCGTGATTTCTTGATGCGTCGACCAGAGGAACTGATCGATAACGCGTACCGGGTCCTCCGACTTCTCAAGACGATCGTTCAGCGAGGCCACCGTCATATCCCGAACTCTCTTCATTACGCTCATTCCTTGAATCCCTCCTTGTTCCGCTTGCGGCTATTTATGATTAAGCTACTATCTCGTAGAATGGTTCTTGCGACCAAGCATCGATACTCCGAATACGATCAAAGCGATTGCCGCGATCCAGACGAACAGGAAACTCAACTTCCCTAACAGAACGAACCCGCCGACTACCGCTATAATTCCGCCGAGCAGACGGTTTCCGTTATTCCATGCCATGACCCCGAGCAAGATAATCAGAATCGGAATCAGAAGTCCGAACAACCAACCAAGTCCGAAGCCCAATTTGCCGAGAATGATCAAGCCGCCGAA
Encoded proteins:
- a CDS encoding response regulator transcription factor, with protein sequence MAEQSMVRVLLVDDHEMVRIGLAAVLGTEEGIEVVGEAGNGLDGLRLAREYSPDVVLMDLVMDGMDGIETTRRLMEEMPECRVIVLTSFLDDEKMYPVIEAGAFSYLLKTSRASEIADAIRAAARGQSVLESQVASKMMNRFRRPPQVAAQPHEDLTDREMEVLKLIALGKSNQEIADDLFIGIKTVKYHLTNLFGKLSVEDRTQAAIYAHRNGLAD
- a CDS encoding sensor histidine kinase: MESRKVTNMVWRHMGEAVLYSLGVGALVIFLLIRYGLAGEFLSWGTVVSYSLTAIGVLTVTGAAYGFWRSYPIRHRLEMLRETMLMLEKGSSNPPVPDLGKDEIGRLGEQLGKLGRKWEEQVTSLQRLSTHNAELASQARISAVIEERQRLARELHDAVSQQLFAISMTATAVGRTMDHDFERARRQVELIEEMASAAQSEMRALLLHLRPVHLEGKRLAQAIPELVEEMKAKVPVDIAIDMEEDLPLNKGVENHLFRIVQEALSNTLRHAKATKMDIVLQRRGDTVRLGIRDNGIGFDTQVKKQASYGMTNMEERVHELGGSLNVASAPGKGTRIEIRVPLMAEGG
- the liaF gene encoding cell wall-active antibiotics response protein LiaF, whose protein sequence is MRKPSNAILFIAAGIYLALGAVAGYTTVNAVILLLIGIERYRTDRAHISIVVIVISTLVLIITQFALLVVVVLISLGIYYFRAKPPTFGAYVSKHRLFLNMRLDEQSWVLQSMSYWHAIGEVRMDMSQAVPEEKETTIVLQGLVGDLDILVPDDYGIEVEASVLIGQVSFKQIKEGGMFHRLSWKSPNYDDCEMRLKLQLFYLVGDIKLRTV
- a CDS encoding PspA/IM30 family protein, translated to MGVFQRMKDLTKASVHDLLDKLEDPIVMLNQYLRDMEIEIHDAEVTVAKQMASERRMKQRLDELVRLGVDREGQAEHSLRNGNEGLARKLLEEKVQFDQQAADLVGLHGQASAQVNDLTAQLHEMKEEYYKLRNKRNELAARSQMAKARKQMAQISSLHTIESGTASRGFHRMEEKILQMEAEADVVRLPGSSLGGLPSRIDPEKEYRVDQELEALRNRVQPNLTKE
- a CDS encoding PspC domain-containing protein produces the protein MKKLYRSTRDRKLFGVCGGLADYLGVDATLLRILLIIVAVFSAGSVIVVYIIAGFVIPREPHYGGGYGANPFDQGWRGGQEPPQSQYQYGNQGWNPNPNSYPGAGSAAGTGYPPTGGSRPGPSVNTPPSSARPSQGIDAMMEDIEKKSMQREIEELKARISKFEKQSKGE
- a CDS encoding PspA/IM30 family protein, which encodes MSVMKRVRDMTVASLNDRLEKSEDPVRVIDQFLWSTHQEITQSEGLHRQYAAHTDNLHRQWKDAEQWMVKREQQALTALKAGEENVAKIALQDKVIHEERSERYRQLYEQSKSELTDLEQLLQELRNEYRAVYDRRQFYVARMESLRLQQRLNARYSPGNADTSQMFRKIDDRLTDIELETRSLRDLRRMGQETLLQAGEVVKSTIERELEQLKRKLQQGG
- a CDS encoding LiaF transmembrane domain-containing protein — protein: MKSGNGLALLLIGFGGLIILGKLGFGLGWLFGLLIPILIILLGVMAWNNGNRLLGGIIAVVGGFVLLGKLSFLFVWIAAIALIVFGVSMLGRKNHSTR